In Microtus ochrogaster isolate Prairie Vole_2 chromosome 4, MicOch1.0, whole genome shotgun sequence, one genomic interval encodes:
- the Gpr21 gene encoding probable G-protein coupled receptor 21 codes for MKWEPVPEHEMNSTLDGDQSSHPFCLLALGYSETVSFCLLEALIVVFLTTLIISGNIIVIFVFHCAPLLNHHTTSYFIQTMAYADLLVGVSCLVPSLSLLHYPLPMEEAMTCQVFGFIISVLKSVSMTSLACISIDRYIAITKPLTYNTLVTPGRLRLCIFLVWLYSILVFLPAFFHWGKPGYHGDVFQWCAASWHTNLYFTVFIVVMLYAPAALIVCFTYFNIFRICQQHTKEISERQARFSSRNEETGESQTCPDKRYAMVLFRITSVFYVLWLPYILYFLLESSTGCSSHLASFLTTWLAISNSFCNCIIYSLSNSVFQRGLKGLSGTVCTSCTSHTTAKDPYTVRWKGPLNGCHI; via the coding sequence ATGAAATGGGAACCAGTTCCCGAGCACGAGATGAACTCCACCTTGGATGGTGACCAGAGCAGCCATCCTTTCTGTCTCCTGGCACTGGGCTACTCAGAAACTGTCAGTTTTTGTCTTTTGGAAGCACTGATTGTTGTCTTTCTAACCACATTGATTATTTCTGGCAACATCATTGTGATTTTTGTGTTTCACTGTGCACCTCTGTTGAACCATCACACTACAAGTTATTTCATCCAGACAATGGCATATGCTGACCTCTTGGTTGGGGTAAGCTGCTTGGTCCCTTCCTTGTCACTACTCCACTACCCCCTTCCTATGGAGGAGGCCATGACTTGCCAAGTATTTGGCTTTATAATATCAGTTCTGAAGAGCGTTTCCATGACTTCTCTGGCCTGTATCAGCATTGATAGATATATTGCCATCACTAAGCCTTTAACCTATAATACGCTGGTTACTCCCGGGAGACTACGCCTGTGTATTTTTCTGGTTTGGCTGTATTCCATcttggtcttcctgcctgccttcttccactGGGGCAAACCTGGATATCATGGAGATGTATTTCAGTGGTGTGCAGCGTCCTGGCACACCAATCTCTACTTCACAGTGTTCATCGTGGTGATGCTGTATGCCCCAGCTGCCCTCATTGTCTGCTTCACATATTTCAACATCTTCCGCATCTGCCAACAGCACACAAAAGAAATCAGCGAAAGGCAAGCCCGATTCAGCAGCCGGAATGAGGAGACTGGGGAATCCCAGACTTGTCCTGATAAGCGCTATGCCATGGTCCTCTTTAGAATTACAAGTGTATTTTATGTCCTCTGGTTGCCATACATCCTGTACTTTCTGCTGGAGAGCTCCACTGGCTGCAGCAGCCACCTTGCATCCTTCCTCACTACCTGGCTTGCTATTAGCAATAGTTTCTGCAATTGTATCATTTACAGTCTCTCCAACAGTGTTTTCCAAAGAGGATTAAAGGGTCTCTCAGGGACTGTGTGTACTTCTTGTACAAGTCACACTACAGCCAAGGACCCTTACACAGTTAGGTGGAAAGGACCCCTTAATGGATGTCATATCTGA